From Populus alba chromosome 16, ASM523922v2, whole genome shotgun sequence:
GTCCCacttttgagcattttcagctagtaagtttaggtactccattgcttcattaggttCTTTaacttcaaaagtttcattgcacatcaattcaaccatttgcctatttgtaggtgttaacccttcataaaattgtgaaaccaatctccatgtttcaaaaccatgatgagggcaagtattaagcaagtctcgatacctatcccaacattggtaaaatgtttcacctagtttttgagtgaaagtggtgatttgtcttttgataGAGTTGGTtttatgagatggaaaaaacttctttaaaaattattgttgcatttcatcctaagcacgaatggatcctgacctaagattttgtagccatgttttagatttatcttttaatgaaaaaggaaaaagctttaatctaatggtattcatgctacaatttaagtcactATAGGTATTACAAACTTCtttaaattctctcaaatacaagtatggattttctagatctaagccatgaaaaaatggtaaaagttgaataatgcttaaaattaaaatgagatgcatcaggagggaaaactacgcatgagggtgcacttgttcttgtgggattcatgtaagctctaagtgttctaatacggttattctcattattctcataaTGAAGTGactgattatcttcttcagccgtattttctgaaaatgatgggGATACCTTACAAAGTCTACAATTTAATGTacatgaccaaacactcatgtatgtgtagaaagagaataaaaggaagaagaaaacaaaagaaaaggaaacaaaacaaaacaaaagaaaagaaacaaagttaaatacaagaaaagtaaaaagagaaaataaaataaatattataatttgtacaagaatttaccttcccagcaacgacgccaaaaacttgacacaaccaaaagattgatgtcttctcccaagtgcaggtgtgtcgaagtaataaataacccggcaagatcgtggtcgaaccacagagaggttaattgtatacattataaataacaataatacaacaacaacaataataacaataatagtaatggtaatagtaatactaataataataataatactagtagtaatgatagtagtagtagtagtagtagtaatagtaatattaatagtaatagtaatactaatactaatattaatggtaataataaaagtagtagtagtagtaatagtaatagtaatataataataataattgtaataaagaagaagaagaagttgatgagaatgtTGAGATGGAAAGATcaatgtaaagattaaacaatgataaaaacaaatatcaaggttagaggatccactaatggtatttcaaacaagtatagtataaactcttgcTATTAAACTGAAAgccacacacaaaagaggttcctatcggatgatttgtcattaatagctcattataaattgttaatatgatcatattaattatcttatttaagtaacaccaaaatttttaaatattgtcaggaattcatgatgctaacttatattaacaacaaataaagtttctttcatagcacaagtgtaggttataccatatggttgggatatgagagtgccaaacatttgttgtaccaagtgttatacaacaaaaatctagattaaccatttaacaagcaaggtattaaaaattagcaagataaaaagataacacatgttaatattaaatattaaggttcatgttgagtttacactactatatttattcttacaccattagtgtaaccttttcaccttgacataatgaacttagctaaacataatgaataagagaaacataaataaacaacataagagcATAactaagatacaagttaactaagtaaaggaaaggaaatgaaaagcataaacaagatattaatgaaaacaaaacataagaattataaaaaaatataaagagagagagtaagaGCAAATTCTTGACCTGAACAACAAAGCtcttaaatgcatggaaaatgcttccttttataggccaaaatttagaactattgatttgatgactaattgttgagtgggtggccaactcttgacttggtgaaaatccttatcttcttgactgaacaaaacgtcattgctaacatcagaccTGAAATCaactgtactcatgaaagttataggaaattatcttatctttccaagaaaaataaattgaggtcatttggacttctagaactcgagatatgggctaaacactgaacagtgtctgggctacaggacagattcggacttctccgttgttgctataatttggacttgaaaacaacctttttaaatcttggactccacatgaaagttgtaggcctatgtcttacctttctatccatataaagcaaacctaaatATGATATCTACAGCTCcatatatgacccaattacttaatagtgttccagtttggactgcaccaacatcttttttctaagtttgatcctctttttgtcctttcaacttcagtacttaaactcatcaatcaatcctttcatttatgtgataagcctgcatttaagatgaacatttaccataaattaaaggtatcttatattattagatatgttattataaaacatgctttagttaaggagttattgatacttcaagtgcaaaatgatgatataaaaccttgataaaaatgcacttttaagtactaatcaccaaaCAACCATTTTGCATCCTTGAATGATTCAAGTTGTAAGTCAATTTTGcacatttcaatttcaattgcaTTAGGCACCATCCTTTCTAAGCATTTatataatccaattttaatgTTGGCATTAACCTTAAAATTGAGATTCTAATTATAACGAGAATTCAAATAATAACCTGCTGTATGTAAAGGTTTTTGGAGTTGAAGTTCCCATCTTGCATTAACAATATTCCATATAGGtatataacaatataaaaaaacaataaaaatatcattacaattTAGGAATATCTCAATTGGAAGTATCTCTAaagacattcatattaatatatgacaacatttgaaataaacaattagcaagatatatacattttttttcataaaactaaaattcacTTGAATCTTCTCTTTTacttcatccattgctttatatataaaacccatAGGTGGTTTCTCACTGAATCAACTAATCGAAGAACTTTAATTAGAGGATATGTTGCCTTAATACATATAGTGATATCATGCCAAAACCTGCTGTCCAAAAtacaattttgaatttattttccttcttcaaTTTTTGCAAACCTACATGAACTCCATTGTTTGGAAGTAAACATAGTCATCAACTGCAATTTATAATCATTCAAACATTCTAGAGTCAAATATATAGTAGCAAACCAAGTGGCAGTAGGCCTAATCAAATCCCTTCCTTTCTTAAAGTGCCTTAGCATGAAAATAAGAATAgttcttgaataaatatatgataaaccTTTAATTTCTTCTCAAAATCTTCCAATATTAAGTCAATACAATGGGTAGCATATGGTatccaaaacaaactctttcttttttccatcaataattGTCATGCTGCCTTATAATTTGCAGCATTATCGGTGACTACTTGGACAACATTTTCCTCCTCAATCCTCTCTACAATGACATCTAACATTTCAAATACCTTATCAGCAGTCTTGGACATATTATAAGTATCCACCGATATTAAAAAGACTGTCCCTTTAggacaattaataaaaaagttacaaatacgtcttttttttatttgtccatCCATCAGATATTATTGaacaacctgttttttttttccattctagcTTGTACTCCTCAAgtaatttcattgtttaatccaCTTCTTGCTTCAAATACTTCTCTCTAATATCATGGTAGGATGAAGGCTTGAAACATGGCCGGTGCTTTGCAACCAATTCAAGTGCCTTAAGAAACTCAAGGatttttatacaattaaatGGAATTGCACTAGTGTAGAAAAACCTTGCAATTTGTcgacatgtttttttctttaatatctttttttagcaATTGATTTAGGGTTGTTTGTGTACTTCCACTCCCACTAgctgctttcttttctttatcctttgagctaatttcttttatttcatcatcatcatcatcatcatcatttccaCTATATTGATgagcctttcttttctttttagttgcttctagatttttcttcaaaacaccTAAAATCATCTGCTTAACATTTTATGGCACTTGGTGACATGGCTCAACATCCTTACAAGTGCAAGCTAAATGTTGTTTGAAACGAAAAGTACCTCCACtgataattttttgacaatacTTGCACTGAACTTTTCTAGAATTCTTATCAACATCTATACCATGTTGCCATCCCATAACAAGCCTGTTACTAGAAGAATTTTTTCTAAATGCCATAAGTTCAATAATTTAAGAATCAACTCAAATCGGCCTATAATCAATCCAAACATTTTAtgattgtaattaattttttgttaaaaaagaagTATCACAATACATGTGTTAGAACAATAATGCAGCTAGTAATGGGGACATTTATAaggttaaaacaaataaattttaaatcacaGAGAATAATGACCAATTTATACTAATCAATAGTGACAATAAAATTAGCAAAGATTGTTCTCTATGATTCATGCAGCCAGTATTATCCAAAATCTTATTAACAGTTTGAagacaattataaaaattatagtgaTACTATCAGCATCTAGACATTTATACGAATCTGTATTTTCCAACatctttttattccttttctgcATGTGCATGCATTCTCAACATCTAGTATACCAATTTCCAAAATCACCTCcttctttatgaaaatattacaaACAAGCATCCATCCatgtttctaaattttatttaggaaataaacaaaaagcttAAAAGAAACTTCGCAACTCTCCCATGACAAATTCATGTCTGGAATTTTAATCTTGAGAGATCTAAAAAGAACAACGTAAAAGTTCACAACCCACATATCAACCCATagcagaaaataataataataaaaaaacccacaaaatcCTCTAAATTTCTTCCCGATGTGAATAATTTCATGTTGCACACATTTTTTCTTATCACAGTCTACTTCTGGTCTATCAAAATCTAAACTTTCATCACCTATAAATCATTAGCAGACCAAATTGATATTAAGCACAATaatttatcaagaaattaattaaattcagttCAACTAATCAgcatataacaataaaaaggtcACATCTTTTTCCAAAACTTACTCAACAACTAAACAAAATGACATTATAAATGGAACAACTTACGGTGTAGACTATAGAGGAAGCTGttgatgatggaaaaaaaacaagaccgCTATTAATGAAGACTGAAGAGTAAGTTGTTGTTGAAGACTGAAAAGGAGAGCATTGTTGATGAAGAGTGAATAGTCCAAAGATTAAAGAGCGTTGTCACTGTTGATGAAGAGGAAGCCGTGATGCATGAGGGCGTGAGCTGTTAATAGAGCAAGAAATTAGATTTAGGGATTTagaattttagatatttaaattttgttttttgtgtgtgtatcAGTAGCAGTTGATACAAAGATGAAAGAATGCACAATAGCTAATAATCAATAGCCGCTAGACAGTTGGAGCATGGAggaaacaataataacaatttatattttctgTTGAAATCGTTAAAATGTTCTTGaaattagataaaaacatgCTGATTTTActgtgattttttcttttttaagtttttaaaataattttatatattaaatatattttaacttaaaaaatcatataattttacaatgaGTTTAACCTCTCTTGAAAACGACGAGCAAGCTAATACGAAGATATCTCTTGTGCCGAAGCCAAACCAAAACAATTGATATTTCCTTTTTAGCAACTTTGTGAAGGGAAGGAAAGAGAGCGAGATGGCGGGGAACCAAAAATAGAATCCGATTAAAAAGGTTCCAATTTTTAAGACCATGAAATTTCATGCCGATTTCCATGTTTGAATGTTTTGCCATTGCCTTCTTTTCTGTCCTTAAGGTACacaaaatttcctttttttttttttttttttttttctgtctctcTGATTCATTAAAGCCAACATAAACACACGATTTTTCCAAATTTCAGCTTCTCTCTCTCCATAGCTAATAACAAATGCATGAGTTTCGTTTCAAAGTTTAAGTTCTCCTTTCAAAGGTAAGACAGTACGGATTTCCGTATCCATTTTTTTCTGGTCTTCATcaacattttctttcatttgaaGATGTTAATCATCATTGCTTTCGAAGAAACTGTCTGAATTCTTTCTCGGGCGTAAAAAAAACGCGTAGGACCATTTATGTGTTCTAGCTTTCAGTCAAATTTATTCAGCAACGCTTTGTGTTATGCTGTTATTGTGGTTTAGTACTtcagtgtatttttatttttatttttaaattcaaaacctTGAATATTAGGTATCTGATCCAACTGGTGTGGAATTGAGTATTTGTTGTGAACcctaaaatataataagaatatTAGGAATCTGATTTTATGAAACGGTGGAAAAAGACCCATATAACCTGCCCCATCTGGTGTGGAATAGAGTATTTGTTGTGAaccctaaaatataattagaataGTTAATTTCTTTTCCTCTGACTTTCAATTCCAGTTGTGGAATTTAAATTCATTGAGGGTTAATGTGCACCCCATTCCTTTATATATTGAGCTATGCATcattaatttaacccatttttaaataatctttgcAAATTGTAAATCTCTCCACTTTtctcaaagaaaaggaaaaaggaaaaaaaataaagaaaaagatctCCACTTATTGTTAGGAGCTTTGGGTGGAGAGATTTGAACAGTTGAACTGAACCCGGGCAACATATTGCTTTAAACCTTTAAAATTGAAGGCTTTCATAAATTTCTTAGAGGTTATTTAACTTTTCTTGAGAGATCCAAGGTTTGTTAAATCAAGTGAATTATACGTTGAGTTTGAGGACCTTGTTTGTTGGTGATTTGATATTTACATGTAATTAACTCAGAACAGGTTTGATGAGCTTGTAGTTATTTATCATCCAAGCCAAGCAGGTTCAAAGGAAGAAACTTGTGACCTATGGGAAAGAACTTGGAGCACCATTCCTCAAGTGTTTCTATTGAGAACAATCATCCAGGATGCATGTGGAGCATACTTCATGTACTCAAGTACCATCATTGGCGATATATTAAGAAAAAGCTTCACCACAACAGTGGTGGTAACAGGAAACATGCCAAGTGTACGTAAGAGagccttttcatttaaaatgaatttcttcCCTGTTATTGTTCTCATCCAATATTAATGTAAtgtaccttttttttaaaaggatgttAAGAGAAATGTGTCTATTGTATCAAATGTTTACTGCTGGTGGATATTGTAGTAGATGGATTTTCTGGACTTGAGTCAACAAAACAGCCTTTAATTATCTTAAGGTAGATGGTCATACACTTGGATAATGCGTTGGTTTTATGGGATACACTTATGCACAATGCATTGTTTTTACAGTTAAGGTATTATTATGGCTCACATTTTACAATCTAGAGTATTCTTATAGCTGAATGGTGACAATTTATCTGCAATTACTTCCATACAGACAGATTTTTAGAAGATGGCTCCCAAACTTTAGAAAAATACCCTTTTAATTCCTCTATTACTATTAAATATGGATGTGGTATCATCTCTTAAGTTAGCCATTatctttgataaaaatcaagaatagaCCAGTTTCCTCAATTTCTAATAGATAAGGTGTCTTTTTCTTGTCTCGTCATGTTAGGATACCTCAAACACCAGAAAAAGGCATAAAACTGGACACTGCAACTAGTATATCTGAACCATGAACCTTTTCATCTTTCCAATCAAAAGATCTCTTTGAAAAATACCCCAGAGGATCTCAGAAATGGGggagggaagaaagaaaaaacttacatAGGATTCATAATTAAGTTGACAATCATATTAGAACTTTCGATCTCTATCTACAGATcttaacattattttcttattttgatacTATCAGATGCAAACATTTTGCAGTTGAAGCTAGAATTGGATTCTAGCAAGTGTCCTTGAAAGCAAATATATCCTTGAAAATAGTATTAACCAGTTGGGATGGGGGTGCCTTTGGCTGCTGTTCCATGGTTTACTAGACTATAAGAGTTGAAAAGTGGATTGTGTTTTATGCCATCTTTACATGCACAATGTCATAGTTGAACCAGCATATATGAATCCTCAACTGCTGGTTCTTGTTCATGATATAATGAGATGTAAGATAAATTCCTAATGTGCTAATAAACATTTTCTCCTTTGCAGGGGATGGAAATCCAGGAAATATTTCAACTGATTCTAAGGTTGGTGGAACCCCTCAGAGCAACAACACTGGAAATCACCATTCAACAGTAAGTTATAAGTGAGACATCTTATTGCACTTTTCTATTAATGATAATCCTATTGCTTTGTGTCCTGTTAAGTATAGATTCAAAGTGCATCACAAAGTAATATGTCGAACAAGAACCAGGGAGAGCTTGCATGCACACATAAAAACCTATCTATATATGTGCAAGGTTTCTGATATGAAGATTATCAGGTTATTGATAAGAAGACACAATTCACTTCAGCCACCAAAGCTTCTgtcaaatctcaaataaaatctaGAATTTCTGATGAGCTTTCCAAAAGGAAGGGCCGACATTGCCGAAGCTCAACTTACCCCATAAGATCACCCTTGATGCAAACTGATTCCTTTCGCCATACAGAACTGTCAGATGAGGATCTTGTTTCTGATATAAGAGTAAGTGATGGGTGTCCCACAATTGCTGAAGAACCAACTTCTTCCACCACCAAATTACTGGATCCATCGGTGCCAACATCCTTGGAGGAGTACAATCATGAAGATTGTGGCCCCATGCTCACTAGTAATCACCTGGGACATAACCAGGTTGATATGACTGAAAAGGAACTAATTGAGAATCACTTTCTTCTTCAGGaaaattcaaatgataaaaGGCAGAAATCAGTACATGTAAAGGGTCTCAGCACGGATGCTTCAGCCCAACAATCAAAAGAGATTTTGGATGCACTAGATATGATCAACATAGAtaaggatatttttaaaatctttttacaagaTTCGACCAATCCTTTGGCTCATTACATGCACCATCACTATACGTTCACCACTAAAATGGGATATTCTGTCTCATTCCCTTTAGCGGGTTCATCATATGGAATAGGTTCTGGAGCAAGAAAAGGCAAGCAGAAGCAGGAGGGCCTGGAGAAGTTGCAAGCAGGTAGCCATACAAAAAACTCTGTTGAGCCCAAGTATAGAGAATATATACGTTCAAAGTCAATGCCATCAATAGCCGCTGCAAATTCCTCTTTGGGTTCATCCCACCGAGTTAAGAATCATGCCCAGAATCAAGTGGTTGTTAAGCATTTCAAGAATCTCAAGCAAAAAATAAGGCATGCTATTAAAGAGAGCAAAAATGAGAAACATAGAATAACCATGGATGCAATCCTTCACAAGATTCCTCATGGCCACAGGTTTTCCAAGAACTTGGAAAGGATTGGTGTTGATAATATGATGGATCATTTCATGAGTAGAGATGGTAAAGACAGTCCCAAAAGTAGCTATGATTATGATCACTCTCTTCCTTCTACCAGCAATAGTGAATTATACCACATCAGCAGAACAGTATCGTTCAGCAAATCACTGGACAGATATTGCCAGTTGTATGATTCTAGCTTTAATAAAGAAGCAAAACAACATTTCCCTGAGACATTAAAGATGAAAGCAGAAGATGGGGTTTCATTTCAAACGGGCACCGCAAAATCCATGAGAAGGATTTTTTCCTTGCCAGACCTCAAATCTTTTCCCTATTGCTGTGAGGATTCTTCTGGTTCCTTCCCAGTAAGTCAAGTTAGAACCATGATGGATGACACTTTTAGCACAAGAGGTAATTTCTGTGAACATAACAGTCTCCGTCATCCTACAGCTTCCGAGCAATTCTTGGGAGTAGACACTAAAAATCATGTAAGAGGGAATAATGTGGAGAGTGAATCAGATTCAGTTATTGGTGATGAATTGGGTACGATATTGGTTTCAAATGCTGAGACACATGCCAACTGCACTTTAGTTAGTGATGACTTGAGCAACTTGATGACAGTGGATAAGCAGGATATTCTCTCCCCAACTGAAACTATTACTGAATTGGTAGAACTGACTACCCTGCCTGTGCCTGACTCTAAACTTCAGGATGAGACAACCAGGCATGCAAACATTTTTGTTGCGGAAGGTATACTTGTCAAATTGCCAatggttttatttatatatttatttattattttaactcaaTACAACATTGCATCATGCATTGAAGTTCATGTATGTTCTCACCCAGTGTGTAGATATGCTTGTCAATTGGTTTCAAAATTTGATGTGGtcattaatttttaacacaGAAGATAGCGTACTTAAAGCAGGGTGTATAAACTTGTCAAATAGTGTATACTAGAAGGTagcataatttattatattcagATATGTGTTGAAATTTAAGTCTCCTTggtttgcaaaaaaaattatttccccTACTCactattattttgttaattgagTTGGTGTTTCatgaataatgttttatatGGAGGCAGATCTTAATTATTCGAAGAACAATCTAGCAGAATGCAGCATGGATACACTTACAATGACAGTGACCGAGGTTGGAATTGAGAGAATAGATTTTTTAAGCAACATCTTGAATAATGATAGTCATCcattccaagttgatgccaaagACAAAGCCGAATTTGATTATGTCAAGGACGTACTGACGTTGTCTGGTTTCACTGGGAATGAGTTGCTTGGAACATGGAATTCTGATGACCAACCAGTACATCATTCCATTTTTGAAGAAGCAGAAGGTTGTATGCTCCTAGATCCTGAGTGCTGTGGAAATGAAGGTGGCAACTGTCATCACCTGCTATTGTTTGATCTAATCAATGAGGTACTAATGGAGATTTATGCAAACTCGTACACTTATTATCCTGTGCCCTTGTCTTCTCTTTCGCATGTCCGTCCAATGCCTGTAGGACGCCACGTCCTAGAGGAGGTCTGGACAAATATAAGCTGGTATTTAAGCTCAACTA
This genomic window contains:
- the LOC118049861 gene encoding uncharacterized protein isoform X1, giving the protein MGKNLEHHSSSVSIENNHPGCMWSILHVLKYHHWRYIKKKLHHNSGGNRKHAKWDGNPGNISTDSKVGGTPQSNNTGNHHSTVIDKKTQFTSATKASVKSQIKSRISDELSKRKGRHCRSSTYPIRSPLMQTDSFRHTELSDEDLVSDIRVSDGCPTIAEEPTSSTTKLLDPSVPTSLEEYNHEDCGPMLTSNHLGHNQVDMTEKELIENHFLLQENSNDKRQKSVHVKGLSTDASAQQSKEILDALDMINIDKDIFKIFLQDSTNPLAHYMHHHYTFTTKMGYSVSFPLAGSSYGIGSGARKGKQKQEGLEKLQAGSHTKNSVEPKYREYIRSKSMPSIAAANSSLGSSHRVKNHAQNQVVVKHFKNLKQKIRHAIKESKNEKHRITMDAILHKIPHGHRFSKNLERIGVDNMMDHFMSRDGKDSPKSSYDYDHSLPSTSNSELYHISRTVSFSKSLDRYCQLYDSSFNKEAKQHFPETLKMKAEDGVSFQTGTAKSMRRIFSLPDLKSFPYCCEDSSGSFPVSQVRTMMDDTFSTRGNFCEHNSLRHPTASEQFLGVDTKNHVRGNNVESESDSVIGDELGTILVSNAETHANCTLVSDDLSNLMTVDKQDILSPTETITELVELTTLPVPDSKLQDETTRHANIFVAEDLNYSKNNLAECSMDTLTMTVTEVGIERIDFLSNILNNDSHPFQVDAKDKAEFDYVKDVLTLSGFTGNELLGTWNSDDQPVHHSIFEEAEGCMLLDPECCGNEGGNCHHLLLFDLINEVLMEIYANSYTYYPVPLSSLSHVRPMPVGRHVLEEVWTNISWYLSSTTEGDHSLDYALSRDLAKRDGWMNLQYDTECAGLELEDLIFEDLLEEILWA
- the LOC118049861 gene encoding uncharacterized protein isoform X2; the encoded protein is MGKNLEHHSSSVSIENNHPGCMWSILHVLKYHHWRYIKKKLHHNSGGNRKHAKWDGNPGNISTDSKVGGTPQSNNTGNHHSTENSNDKRQKSVHVKGLSTDASAQQSKEILDALDMINIDKDIFKIFLQDSTNPLAHYMHHHYTFTTKMGYSVSFPLAGSSYGIGSGARKGKQKQEGLEKLQAGSHTKNSVEPKYREYIRSKSMPSIAAANSSLGSSHRVKNHAQNQVVVKHFKNLKQKIRHAIKESKNEKHRITMDAILHKIPHGHRFSKNLERIGVDNMMDHFMSRDGKDSPKSSYDYDHSLPSTSNSELYHISRTVSFSKSLDRYCQLYDSSFNKEAKQHFPETLKMKAEDGVSFQTGTAKSMRRIFSLPDLKSFPYCCEDSSGSFPVSQVRTMMDDTFSTRGNFCEHNSLRHPTASEQFLGVDTKNHVRGNNVESESDSVIGDELGTILVSNAETHANCTLVSDDLSNLMTVDKQDILSPTETITELVELTTLPVPDSKLQDETTRHANIFVAEDLNYSKNNLAECSMDTLTMTVTEVGIERIDFLSNILNNDSHPFQVDAKDKAEFDYVKDVLTLSGFTGNELLGTWNSDDQPVHHSIFEEAEGCMLLDPECCGNEGGNCHHLLLFDLINEVLMEIYANSYTYYPVPLSSLSHVRPMPVGRHVLEEVWTNISWYLSSTTEGDHSLDYALSRDLAKRDGWMNLQYDTECAGLELEDLIFEDLLEEILWA